A window from Prochlorococcus marinus CUG1435 encodes these proteins:
- a CDS encoding ABC transporter permease has translation MELKNYNLFFLYQETFALTKRLFIQLKRRPSTLLAGILQPIIWLFLFGALFSKAPEDFLPGVDSYGNFLGAGLIVFTAFSGALNSGLPLMFDREFGFLNRLLVAPLTSRLSIVLSSFFYITILSFVQSIVIMIVSYILGYGWPNLYGLGIVFTTLILLVLFVTSISLCLAFVLPGHIELIALIFVINLPLLFASTALAPISFMPNWLGWLASLNPLTFAIEPIRTAYTQTMDLELVALHAPYGDLTCKSCISILFSLTVFSLIIIRPLLNRKLS, from the coding sequence TTTATTTTTTTTATATCAAGAAACATTTGCCCTAACAAAAAGATTATTTATTCAATTAAAAAGAAGACCATCAACTCTTTTAGCTGGAATATTACAACCCATAATTTGGCTTTTTTTATTTGGGGCATTATTCTCTAAAGCTCCTGAAGATTTTTTACCAGGAGTTGATTCTTATGGAAATTTTTTAGGAGCAGGACTTATTGTATTTACTGCTTTTAGCGGAGCCCTTAACTCTGGTCTTCCTTTAATGTTTGATAGAGAGTTTGGATTTCTTAATAGATTACTTGTAGCTCCTTTAACTAGTAGATTATCCATAGTTTTATCTTCTTTTTTTTACATAACAATCCTGAGCTTTGTTCAGAGTATTGTAATAATGATTGTTTCATATATTTTGGGTTATGGATGGCCCAACTTATATGGTTTAGGGATTGTGTTTACAACACTCATCCTATTAGTTCTGTTTGTGACATCAATAAGTTTATGTTTAGCGTTTGTTTTGCCGGGACATATTGAATTAATCGCTCTTATATTTGTAATAAACTTACCTCTTCTTTTTGCCAGTACTGCTTTAGCTCCAATATCTTTCATGCCAAATTGGCTTGGGTGGTTAGCTTCATTAAATCCATTAACTTTTGCGATTGAACCTATTAGGACTGCTTATACACAAACTATGGATTTAGAATTAGTGGCTTTACATGCCCCATATGGTGATTTAACTTGTAAGAGTTGTATATCAATTTTATTTTCTTTAACAGTTTTTTCTTTGATTATTATAAGACCTCTTTTAAATAGAAAGTTGAGTTAA
- the groL gene encoding chaperonin GroEL (60 kDa chaperone family; promotes refolding of misfolded polypeptides especially under stressful conditions; forms two stacked rings of heptamers to form a barrel-shaped 14mer; ends can be capped by GroES; misfolded proteins enter the barrel where they are refolded when GroES binds), translating to MAKQLSFSNESREALEKGVNFVANAVKVTIGPKAKNVVIEKKFGSPDIVRDGSTVAKEIEIENPISNLGAKLIEQVASKTKESAGDGTTTATILTQKMVQEGLKNIASGANPMELKKGMETGLTFVLEKLSSKSISLSGSDIQKVATVSAGGDEEIGSIISKAMDIVTSDGVITVEESQSLETELDITEGMSFDRGYSSPYFVTDQERQVCELENPKILITDQKISTLVDLVPILEEIQKSGSPFLILAEDIEGEALTTLVLNKNSGVLNVASVRAPLFGERRKAALEDIAILTGAKLISEDKSMTLDKVSINDLGKAKKITITKDKTTIVAFEDTKDLVKARVEKLKREVDITESEYDQDKINERIAKLAGGVALIKVGAATETEMKYKKLRIEDSLNATKAAIEEGVVSGGGQTLIEISDDLLNLSESSSDDLRTGINIVKEALLEPTKQIAKNAGFNGDVVVAEIKRLKKGFNANSGKYEDLKDSGILDPTKVIRLALQDSVSIAAMLLTTEVAMADIPEPEAAAPGVPGGDPMGGMGGMGMPGMGGMGMPGMGGMGMPGMGGMGMPGMGGMGMPGMM from the coding sequence ATGGCTAAACAGTTAAGTTTTTCTAATGAATCAAGAGAAGCGCTAGAAAAAGGTGTGAATTTCGTAGCAAATGCAGTAAAGGTTACTATTGGGCCAAAAGCAAAAAACGTTGTAATAGAAAAGAAATTTGGTTCGCCAGATATAGTAAGAGATGGATCTACAGTTGCTAAAGAGATCGAGATTGAAAACCCTATTTCTAATTTAGGTGCGAAATTAATAGAACAAGTTGCATCCAAGACAAAAGAGAGTGCTGGGGATGGAACAACAACAGCAACCATTCTGACTCAGAAGATGGTTCAAGAGGGATTAAAAAATATTGCTTCTGGTGCCAATCCTATGGAGTTAAAAAAAGGTATGGAAACAGGCCTGACTTTTGTCTTAGAAAAATTAAGTTCTAAAAGTATTTCGTTAAGTGGTTCTGATATCCAAAAAGTTGCAACAGTCAGTGCTGGAGGTGATGAAGAAATTGGATCTATAATTTCTAAAGCGATGGATATTGTTACTTCAGATGGTGTAATAACTGTTGAAGAATCTCAATCACTGGAAACAGAATTAGATATAACTGAGGGAATGTCTTTTGATAGAGGTTATAGTTCTCCATATTTCGTAACAGACCAAGAAAGACAAGTTTGTGAACTTGAAAACCCTAAAATATTAATAACTGATCAAAAAATCTCAACTTTAGTTGATCTAGTTCCAATACTTGAAGAAATTCAGAAGTCAGGCTCACCCTTTCTAATTCTTGCTGAAGATATTGAAGGAGAGGCTTTAACCACTCTGGTTTTAAATAAGAATAGTGGGGTCTTAAATGTTGCTTCCGTGAGAGCTCCATTATTTGGTGAGAGAAGAAAAGCTGCCCTAGAGGATATTGCAATTCTTACAGGGGCTAAGTTAATTAGCGAAGATAAATCGATGACACTTGATAAAGTCTCGATAAATGATTTAGGAAAAGCAAAAAAAATAACTATCACAAAGGATAAAACTACAATTGTTGCCTTCGAAGACACTAAAGATTTAGTTAAAGCCCGAGTAGAGAAATTAAAGAGAGAAGTCGATATAACTGAATCAGAATATGATCAGGATAAAATCAATGAAAGGATAGCCAAACTAGCCGGAGGAGTAGCTCTTATCAAAGTAGGAGCAGCTACAGAAACAGAGATGAAGTATAAAAAGTTGAGAATCGAAGATTCCCTTAATGCTACAAAAGCTGCTATTGAAGAGGGTGTTGTTTCTGGAGGAGGACAAACTTTAATTGAAATATCAGATGACCTTTTAAATTTAAGCGAATCATCTTCGGATGATTTAAGAACAGGGATAAATATAGTTAAAGAAGCTCTTTTGGAACCTACCAAACAAATAGCAAAAAATGCTGGTTTTAACGGTGATGTAGTTGTCGCTGAAATTAAAAGACTTAAAAAAGGCTTTAATGCTAATTCAGGGAAATATGAGGATTTAAAAGATTCAGGAATATTAGATCCAACCAAAGTAATAAGATTAGCTCTTCAAGATTCAGTATCTATTGCAGCTATGCTCCTCACAACAGAAGTTGCAATGGCTGACATTCCAGAGCCTGAAGCAGCGGCCCCTGGAGTACCGGGTGGAGATCCAATGGGAGGCATGGGTGGTATGGGAATGCCAGGAATGGGTGGCATGGGAATGCCAGGAATGGGTGGCATGGGAATGCCAGGAATGGGTGGCATGGGTATGCCAGGAATGGGTGGCATGGGTATGCCAGGAATGATGTAA
- the fabG gene encoding 3-oxoacyl-[acyl-carrier-protein] reductase — protein sequence MSNTDSLSGKVALITGASRGIGKEIALELSRLGAEVFINYSSSDEKAEEVVNSIKNSGGKAHKLKFDVSKEDSVSLAFEEIIKINGTIDILINNAGITRDGLLMRMKSEQWDDVLNTNLKGVFLCTKYASKFMMKKRSGSIVNISSVVGIIGNPGQANYSAAKAGVIGFTKTCAKEFASRGINVNAIAPGFIETEMTEKLNTEEILKVIPLGKLGSCTQIANLVSFLVSSDAGSYITGQTISIDGGMSI from the coding sequence ATGTCCAATACAGATTCATTATCAGGCAAAGTTGCTTTAATCACTGGAGCTAGCAGAGGGATTGGTAAAGAAATTGCTTTAGAACTAAGCCGCTTAGGAGCAGAAGTTTTTATTAATTACTCTTCTTCTGATGAAAAAGCTGAAGAAGTTGTAAATTCAATAAAAAATTCGGGAGGTAAAGCTCATAAATTAAAATTTGATGTTTCAAAAGAGGATTCTGTCAGTTTAGCTTTTGAAGAAATAATCAAAATTAATGGAACCATTGATATCCTCATTAACAATGCTGGTATTACTAGAGATGGACTATTGATGAGAATGAAATCGGAACAATGGGATGACGTACTAAATACAAACTTAAAAGGAGTTTTTCTTTGCACAAAATATGCTTCAAAATTTATGATGAAAAAAAGAAGTGGTAGCATCGTAAATATTTCATCTGTTGTTGGAATAATTGGTAATCCAGGGCAAGCAAATTATTCTGCCGCCAAAGCCGGAGTTATTGGATTTACCAAAACTTGCGCTAAAGAATTTGCCTCAAGAGGTATAAACGTAAATGCAATAGCTCCAGGTTTTATAGAAACAGAGATGACTGAAAAACTTAATACTGAGGAGATTCTTAAAGTTATCCCTTTAGGGAAATTAGGAAGTTGTACGCAAATTGCAAACTTAGTGTCATTCTTAGTTTCAAGTGATGCAGGCAGTTACATTACGGGGCAAACAATCAGTATTGACGGAGGTATGAGTATTTAA
- a CDS encoding 2-C-methyl-D-erythritol 4-phosphate cytidylyltransferase, giving the protein MHFLIPAAGSGSRMKAGKNKLLIDLEGESLIYWTLKSVFSASSTNWVGIIGQPKDKNLLLNSVKNFAHKVHWINGGDTRQKSVFNGLKALPNDAEKVLIHDGARCLIKPELIDLCAKQLDENEAVILATKVTDTIKIVDNEGFIQETPDRNYLWAAQTPQGFLVDRLKKAHSMAINKNWKVTDDASLFEMLNWKVKIIEGTYSNIKITSPIDLKIAKLFVKNP; this is encoded by the coding sequence GTGCACTTTTTAATACCAGCTGCAGGAAGCGGCAGCAGAATGAAAGCTGGAAAAAATAAATTACTCATTGATTTAGAGGGAGAGTCTTTGATTTATTGGACACTTAAATCTGTATTTTCTGCAAGCTCAACAAATTGGGTTGGAATAATTGGACAACCGAAAGATAAAAATTTATTATTAAATTCAGTAAAGAATTTTGCTCATAAAGTTCATTGGATTAATGGTGGTGACACCAGACAAAAGTCAGTTTTTAATGGTTTAAAAGCGTTACCAAATGATGCTGAAAAAGTTTTAATACATGATGGTGCTAGATGTCTTATTAAACCTGAATTAATAGACCTTTGTGCCAAGCAATTAGATGAAAATGAAGCTGTAATTTTGGCTACTAAGGTAACTGACACAATAAAGATTGTTGATAATGAAGGTTTTATTCAAGAAACACCAGATAGAAATTATTTATGGGCAGCGCAAACTCCTCAGGGCTTTTTAGTAGATAGATTAAAAAAAGCTCATAGCATGGCAATTAATAAAAACTGGAAAGTCACAGATGATGCCTCACTATTCGAAATGCTTAATTGGAAAGTTAAGATTATTGAAGGGACTTATTCAAATATAAAAATTACATCCCCTATAGATTTGAAAATAGCAAAACTTTTTGTGAAGAACCCCTAG
- a CDS encoding LD-carboxypeptidase, with amino-acid sequence MVIRLKKGDLIDILAPGSFIDEDENFQKGIEILKNWGLEINENNSLSKKFGYFAGDDLTRFEELEKSQNSKLIIFAKGGWGSARLLEKEPSWQHGLMLGFSDTCSLLLSKYSQGFIGSIHGPMVTGLFKEPDWSLERLRNLLFEGYVDDIRGIPLRGGKAKGEIIVSNLTIATFLIGTNHFPDCKRKIIIFEDINEDIYKIDRMLTYLRMTKTLTEIAGIGFGSFSNDSCDLEWKDLLKNCIIERLQEFDFPILFDLPVGHISGNACIPLGYEATLNGDDGILSIDTPF; translated from the coding sequence ATGGTTATTAGATTAAAAAAAGGTGATCTAATAGATATTTTAGCTCCAGGTTCCTTTATTGATGAAGACGAAAATTTTCAAAAAGGTATAGAAATTTTAAAAAACTGGGGCTTGGAAATTAATGAAAATAATTCTCTATCAAAAAAATTTGGTTATTTTGCAGGTGATGATCTAACTAGATTTGAAGAATTAGAAAAATCACAAAATAGTAAGCTAATCATTTTTGCGAAAGGAGGCTGGGGTTCAGCAAGACTATTAGAAAAAGAACCTTCTTGGCAGCATGGTTTAATGCTTGGATTCTCAGATACTTGTTCTTTATTACTATCTAAATATTCTCAAGGATTTATTGGTTCTATTCATGGGCCAATGGTTACTGGCCTTTTCAAAGAGCCAGATTGGAGTCTTGAGAGATTAAGAAATTTACTTTTTGAGGGATATGTTGATGACATAAGAGGAATTCCTTTAAGAGGTGGGAAAGCTAAAGGAGAAATTATCGTTTCTAACTTAACTATTGCTACTTTTTTAATTGGTACTAATCACTTTCCAGATTGCAAACGAAAAATAATAATTTTTGAAGATATTAATGAAGATATTTATAAAATTGATCGCATGTTGACTTACCTCAGAATGACTAAAACACTGACTGAAATTGCTGGTATTGGATTCGGAAGTTTTTCTAATGATTCCTGCGACCTTGAATGGAAAGATTTACTAAAAAACTGCATTATTGAAAGACTCCAGGAGTTTGATTTTCCTATTCTTTTTGACCTCCCAGTAGGCCACATATCTGGAAATGCTTGCATTCCTTTAGGATACGAAGCCACCTTAAATGGTGATGATGGCATTCTTAGTATCGATACTCCTTTCTAA
- a CDS encoding 4-hydroxybenzoate polyprenyltransferase: protein MQNKNRQIKLSTFFELLRWNKPTGRMILLIPAGWSLYLTPDANPTLLMLLRIIVGGVLVSGLGCVINDIWDKKIDQRVFRTKNRPLAANKIGLKTAYSILFFLILCSFFLTLSLPQPGRTLSISLAFLALPIILIYPSAKRWFKYPQLILSICWGFAVLIPWAANEGNLNSIVLLFCWLATIFWTFGFDTIYALADKKYDIKIGINSSAINLQESTRITIQICYFLTSSFLALCGLINQMDFIFWPIWLTTSILMQRDILKVFPEEKQSIKNIGKHFKNQSIYGGVLLLGIIIAS, encoded by the coding sequence ATGCAAAATAAAAATCGACAAATTAAATTAAGTACTTTTTTTGAATTATTAAGGTGGAATAAGCCTACTGGAAGAATGATCTTACTTATTCCTGCTGGATGGAGCTTATATTTAACCCCAGATGCTAATCCAACACTTTTAATGTTGCTAAGAATAATCGTGGGAGGAGTACTAGTAAGTGGATTAGGCTGCGTGATTAATGATATTTGGGACAAAAAAATTGATCAAAGAGTTTTTAGGACAAAAAATAGACCTCTAGCTGCAAATAAAATCGGTCTAAAAACAGCTTATTCAATTCTTTTCTTTTTAATTTTATGTAGCTTCTTTTTAACTTTGTCACTTCCTCAACCTGGAAGAACTCTTTCCATTTCACTTGCTTTTTTAGCTTTACCCATTATTTTAATTTATCCTTCTGCTAAAAGATGGTTTAAATATCCTCAATTAATCTTATCAATATGTTGGGGTTTTGCTGTTTTAATTCCCTGGGCCGCAAATGAAGGCAATCTAAATAGTATTGTTTTATTATTTTGCTGGCTAGCTACCATTTTTTGGACTTTTGGCTTTGACACGATTTATGCTTTAGCAGATAAAAAATATGATATCAAAATTGGAATAAATAGTTCCGCTATTAATCTCCAGGAAAGTACAAGAATAACTATTCAAATTTGTTATTTTTTAACTTCCAGTTTTCTCGCATTATGCGGATTAATTAATCAAATGGATTTTATTTTTTGGCCAATTTGGCTTACAACGTCAATTTTAATGCAGAGGGATATACTGAAAGTATTTCCAGAGGAAAAGCAATCAATAAAGAACATTGGGAAGCACTTCAAAAATCAATCAATTTATGGAGGAGTCCTTTTATTGGGAATTATTATTGCCTCATGA
- a CDS encoding Ppx/GppA family phosphatase, giving the protein MIQKQDLRYFQEKQILVASIDIGTNSTHLLVAEINLELKSFSIKFTDKSTTRLGERDEEGNLTEESIQRALVTLKRFREYCESNGVKQIVTAATSAVRESPNGQDFIRRVLDETDIQIEMISGSEEARLIYLGVLSGMSFEDQSFVIIDIGGGSTELILADKKDAIALTSSRIGAVRLKNDFLNKESISSERSSFLTTFIKGSLEPSVRKIKSRSKGDKPLSMIATSGTATSLGNLISDDLGESKQKLHGYKFKRENLQNVLEKLIKLPVSEIKKIPSLSERRAEIIIPGALILNSAMEMLNFNELIISERALREGLVVDWMLRKGIIKNELNIQSNIRKTTIVHQARKFGVDNTRVEKVVDIAFQIYDQTKNIFHSDNDPKAKELLWAASNLYNCGKYVNVGSYHKHSWYLIKNCELLGYSEAETNIIASIARYHRKTLPKKRHESWQNLISKEDKTLVLEMSLILRLASSLDQRPDKVISSVQIKLQQNILTFELLPLNRNQDLLLEKWNLGLCRNAIKELKNLDLKII; this is encoded by the coding sequence ATGATACAGAAACAAGATTTAAGATATTTTCAAGAAAAGCAAATTTTAGTAGCTTCCATTGATATTGGAACTAACTCTACACATCTCTTAGTAGCAGAAATTAATCTAGAATTAAAATCATTTTCAATAAAATTCACTGATAAATCAACCACTCGTCTTGGAGAAAGAGATGAGGAGGGTAATCTTACTGAAGAATCAATCCAAAGAGCATTAGTTACTCTTAAGCGATTTAGGGAATATTGTGAAAGTAATGGAGTAAAACAAATAGTAACAGCAGCAACAAGTGCAGTTAGGGAATCTCCAAACGGTCAAGATTTTATTAGAAGAGTTCTTGATGAAACTGATATTCAAATAGAAATGATAAGTGGTTCTGAGGAAGCCAGATTAATTTACCTTGGTGTTCTTTCTGGAATGTCTTTTGAAGATCAGTCTTTTGTAATCATAGATATTGGAGGAGGATCTACAGAATTAATACTTGCAGATAAAAAAGACGCTATAGCTCTTACCAGTTCGAGGATTGGTGCGGTAAGACTTAAAAATGATTTTTTAAATAAAGAGTCTATATCTTCAGAAAGATCGAGTTTTCTAACAACTTTTATTAAAGGATCCTTAGAACCATCTGTTCGAAAAATAAAGAGTAGATCTAAGGGAGATAAGCCTTTATCCATGATTGCAACCAGTGGCACTGCAACCTCATTAGGAAATTTGATTTCAGATGATTTGGGAGAATCTAAGCAAAAGTTGCATGGTTATAAATTTAAAAGGGAAAATTTACAAAATGTATTGGAAAAACTAATTAAATTGCCAGTTTCGGAAATCAAGAAAATACCTTCATTAAGTGAGAGAAGAGCAGAAATAATTATTCCAGGAGCATTGATACTAAATAGCGCAATGGAGATGTTGAACTTTAATGAATTAATAATAAGTGAGAGGGCACTTCGAGAGGGTTTGGTTGTAGATTGGATGCTTCGTAAAGGGATAATTAAAAACGAGTTAAATATTCAAAGCAATATTAGAAAAACAACTATAGTTCATCAGGCCAGAAAGTTTGGAGTAGATAATACAAGAGTTGAGAAAGTTGTTGATATTGCCTTTCAAATCTATGATCAGACTAAAAATATCTTTCATAGCGATAATGACCCTAAAGCTAAAGAACTTCTTTGGGCAGCTTCTAATCTTTACAATTGTGGGAAATACGTGAATGTTGGTTCATATCACAAACACTCTTGGTATTTAATAAAAAATTGTGAGTTGTTGGGATATTCTGAAGCAGAAACAAATATTATTGCTTCAATTGCTAGATACCACAGAAAGACTCTACCCAAGAAAAGACATGAGTCTTGGCAAAATTTAATATCCAAAGAAGATAAAACATTAGTTCTTGAAATGTCATTAATCCTGAGACTAGCATCATCTCTTGATCAAAGACCTGACAAGGTGATCTCCTCTGTTCAAATAAAATTGCAGCAAAATATTCTTACATTTGAACTTCTACCTTTAAATAGAAACCAGGATCTTCTTCTTGAAAAATGGAACTTAGGATTATGCCGTAATGCAATAAAAGAACTAAAGAATTTGGATTTAAAAATTATTTAG
- a CDS encoding helix-turn-helix domain-containing protein, whose product MKEIESVAGNNNKGENSSLKRIGNFIKEARLSRNQSIEELASDLKIGSHQLGAIEEGNEEKLPEKVFVKAMIRRISQKLKLDTEFIMNEFKTERKEVKIEEIVEEVSKKNYKSRQSNNLNPVGFLIFILISGFLGLIASSLIFNLFSDSSQNQTPKQELIKKTK is encoded by the coding sequence TTGAAAGAAATAGAATCTGTTGCGGGAAACAACAATAAAGGAGAAAACTCTTCTTTAAAGAGAATTGGAAATTTTATTAAAGAGGCTAGGTTAAGTAGAAATCAATCTATTGAAGAATTAGCTTCTGATTTAAAAATCGGATCTCATCAACTTGGAGCCATAGAAGAAGGTAATGAAGAAAAGCTACCTGAAAAAGTATTTGTCAAAGCAATGATTAGACGAATTTCACAGAAGCTCAAACTTGATACAGAATTTATAATGAATGAATTCAAGACGGAGAGGAAAGAAGTGAAAATTGAAGAAATAGTTGAAGAAGTCTCAAAAAAAAATTACAAATCTAGGCAATCTAATAATCTTAATCCAGTAGGGTTCCTAATATTTATTTTAATTTCAGGCTTTCTCGGACTAATCGCCTCGTCTTTAATTTTCAATTTATTTTCAGACTCTTCTCAAAATCAAACTCCAAAACAAGAACTTATTAAAAAAACTAAATAA
- the cobM gene encoding precorrin-4 C(11)-methyltransferase: MDNKISFIGAGPGDPELLTLKALKKIKIADVIIWTDSLIPEKILDSAKEGSEKIKTSSLNLEQITSIMIEKFKAGKTVVRLHDGDPCLFGAIREQIDILKNEKIEIEVVPGVSAFQVAAAYHEAELTIPDVTQTIILTRAGGRTGMPEKESLTDLAKHNSSICLYLSARHVKRSQETLLEFYPPETKVIVGFRVSWDDGWTSLIELKDMEKFSIEKKLIRTTIYIISPAISNSKKRSNLYNPSYKHLFRNK; this comes from the coding sequence ATGGATAACAAAATATCCTTTATTGGTGCTGGTCCAGGCGATCCAGAATTATTAACTTTAAAAGCACTAAAAAAGATAAAAATTGCAGATGTCATTATTTGGACTGATTCTCTAATTCCTGAAAAAATTTTAGATTCTGCTAAAGAAGGTTCTGAAAAAATAAAAACGAGTTCACTTAACCTAGAGCAAATCACCTCAATTATGATAGAAAAATTTAAGGCAGGGAAAACTGTTGTTAGGTTGCATGATGGAGACCCTTGCCTTTTTGGAGCAATTAGAGAGCAAATCGACATTTTAAAAAACGAAAAAATTGAAATCGAGGTTGTTCCTGGAGTAAGTGCTTTTCAAGTTGCTGCAGCATATCATGAAGCTGAGTTAACCATCCCTGACGTAACGCAAACAATAATATTAACTAGGGCAGGAGGGCGAACAGGGATGCCCGAAAAAGAATCTCTGACAGATCTTGCGAAACACAATTCCTCTATATGTCTATATCTAAGTGCTAGGCATGTGAAAAGGTCTCAAGAAACTTTACTAGAGTTTTACCCTCCAGAGACTAAAGTGATTGTTGGATTTAGAGTATCTTGGGATGATGGTTGGACATCATTAATAGAATTAAAAGATATGGAAAAATTTTCTATTGAGAAAAAACTAATTAGAACAACCATTTACATAATTAGCCCAGCAATTAGTAATTCTAAAAAAAGATCTAATCTTTATAATCCATCTTATAAGCATCTCTTTAGGAATAAATAG
- a CDS encoding prolipoprotein diacylglyceryl transferase — protein sequence MLILQAFIQSPGETFLNLGFITIRWYGLLISVSVLIGLFVSKKLAKARNINPEYISEILPSLIISSIIGARAYYVIFEWRQYSGENFFTSFELFNNIIQIPSFLAVWEGGIAIHGGLIGGLISIIYFCKSKKINLKTFIDILIPSIILGQSIGRWGNFFNNEAFGVPTNLPWKLFIPIQNRPLEFINYEFFHPTFLYESLWNFLIFILLIITFNKQNKTDFFRPGFISCLYLISYSFGRFWIEGLRTDPLCIGGLPPFCDGGIRMAQFISIFLFSSGLIGIFFLRLRTYSGKNRKNG from the coding sequence ATGCTTATACTTCAAGCTTTTATACAATCTCCAGGAGAAACTTTTTTAAATTTAGGATTTATAACTATTAGATGGTACGGACTTCTTATTTCGGTTTCAGTTTTAATAGGCCTATTTGTCTCTAAAAAACTAGCAAAGGCAAGAAATATTAACCCAGAGTACATTAGTGAAATACTTCCATCATTAATAATCTCTTCAATAATTGGAGCTAGAGCTTATTACGTAATTTTTGAGTGGAGGCAATATAGCGGAGAGAACTTTTTTACTTCTTTTGAACTATTCAATAACATCATTCAAATACCTTCTTTTCTTGCAGTTTGGGAAGGAGGCATAGCAATACATGGAGGTCTAATTGGAGGATTAATATCTATTATCTATTTCTGTAAGTCAAAAAAAATTAATTTAAAAACTTTTATAGATATATTAATACCCTCGATTATTCTTGGACAATCAATAGGAAGGTGGGGAAATTTTTTCAATAATGAAGCCTTTGGAGTTCCTACAAATTTGCCTTGGAAATTATTTATACCTATCCAAAATAGGCCTTTAGAATTTATTAATTATGAATTTTTTCATCCTACATTTCTCTATGAGTCATTGTGGAATTTTTTAATTTTCATCCTCCTTATTATTACCTTTAATAAACAAAATAAAACAGATTTTTTCAGGCCTGGCTTTATTAGCTGTCTTTATTTAATAAGTTATAGCTTTGGAAGATTCTGGATTGAAGGTTTAAGAACTGACCCACTATGCATTGGTGGACTTCCACCTTTCTGTGATGGCGGTATAAGAATGGCTCAATTTATAAGTATTTTTCTATTTTCTTCTGGATTAATTGGAATATTTTTTTTAAGATTGAGAACATATAGTGGGAAAAATAGAAAGAATGGATAA
- a CDS encoding apocytochrome f, whose translation MKGLKNQIMKKTSLFICTLLFIASIVFYPEMSFAYPFWAQQNYESPREATGKIVCANCHLAQMPTIAEVPQSVGADSVFKAVVKIPYKNDLKEIGADGSEVPLQVGAVVMLPDGFKLAPQERWTEEIKEETEGVYFTNYSEEKDNIIIVGPLPGDTNKEIVFPVLSPDPSTNKEYHYGKYSLHIGGNRGRGQVYPTGDKSNNVVFTSSTAGTINSIETIEDGSYQVNIENDNGEITTEAVPVGPQLIVKAQDKINVGDPLTNDPNVGGFGQLDAEVVLQSPYRVIGLIAFFIGVGLTQILLVLKKKQVEKVQAAEGI comes from the coding sequence ATGAAAGGTCTTAAAAATCAAATCATGAAAAAAACAAGTTTATTTATCTGTACTCTGCTTTTCATTGCAAGCATTGTATTTTATCCAGAGATGAGTTTTGCTTATCCATTTTGGGCTCAGCAAAACTACGAATCCCCAAGAGAAGCCACAGGTAAGATAGTCTGTGCAAATTGTCATCTAGCTCAGATGCCTACAATTGCAGAGGTTCCACAATCTGTTGGAGCAGACAGTGTTTTCAAAGCTGTAGTCAAAATACCTTACAAAAATGATTTAAAAGAGATAGGGGCTGATGGTTCAGAAGTCCCATTACAAGTTGGTGCTGTTGTAATGCTGCCTGATGGCTTTAAACTTGCTCCTCAAGAAAGATGGACCGAAGAAATAAAAGAGGAGACAGAAGGGGTTTATTTCACTAACTACAGTGAAGAGAAAGATAATATCATTATTGTGGGACCTTTACCTGGGGATACCAATAAAGAAATCGTTTTCCCTGTACTTTCCCCTGACCCATCCACTAATAAAGAATATCACTATGGGAAATACTCGTTACACATTGGAGGCAATAGAGGTAGAGGTCAGGTATATCCAACTGGAGACAAGAGCAATAATGTAGTATTTACTTCTTCCACCGCAGGAACTATAAATTCAATAGAAACAATTGAAGATGGGAGCTATCAAGTCAATATAGAAAACGATAATGGTGAAATAACTACTGAAGCAGTGCCTGTTGGTCCTCAACTTATCGTAAAAGCTCAAGACAAAATTAATGTAGGCGACCCTCTTACTAATGATCCCAACGTTGGTGGCTTTGGGCAATTAGATGCTGAGGTTGTACTTCAGAGCCCTTATAGAGTTATTGGATTGATTGCATTCTTCATTGGTGTAGGCCTAACACAAATACTTTTAGTATTAAAGAAAAAACAAGTAGAAAAAGTGCAAGCAGCAGAGGGTATCTAA